The proteins below are encoded in one region of Colletotrichum lupini chromosome 5, complete sequence:
- a CDS encoding amidohydrolase, whose amino-acid sequence MSSNSILRWGLGLSAAAAVVAIAVVRLQQPLLGDIDDTQTYCYQGIRTHDEDQPSAQCFTVADGKFTRVFPWDDASLTTTAGFVIPGLWDGHGHLSQYGEFLYSADLFGASSLDDVRDRLRDYVDSHPDAGTKNEWIRGIGWDQSAYGRMPTAKDIEEDELLKGKYFMLDRIDVHCSWVSQAVLDLLPADLPDVPGGEIVREPGMGVFCDNAMDLIYNLWPKPGPEKKRAFIAAAMAKLNEVGLVGMHDAGVFPQELDLYADMAGTDDWTVRVYAMLECAQRNTFCPEDAARVFREEDSFSVKSVKLFADGALGSWGSAMIEPYSDRPDTAGSLLVNGSTLKQLGRSWASVGYQVNIHAIGDLANRYAVDALEAGLRDVCPDENLADCQARRRFRIEHSQIIHEDDQKRIHDIGIIPSIQPTHATSDMKYAELRLGAERTKKEAYRMRSLLDVHPILGSDFPVEPPNPFQGIYAAVARKSPHTGYGVNGSEDGWHTEEALSLDEALLGFTKGPAYGAFMEGRAGLIKEGALADWVVLDQPLEDLDLDELRELKVKETWVGGKQVYARDYE is encoded by the exons ATGTCCTCGAATTCAATTTTGAGGTGGGGACTGGGCCTCTCAGCCGCCGCGGCCGTGGTCGCAATCGCCGTCGTGCGTCTCCAGCAGCCCCTCTTAGGCGACATCGATGACACCCAAACGTACTGCTACCAAGGCATCCGTACGCACGATGAGGACCAGCCGTCAGCCCAATGCTTCACTGTGGCCGACGGTAAATTCACCCGTGTGTTCCCATGGGATGATGCAAGCTTGACCACCACGGCTGGCTTCGTCATTCCTGGTCTGTGGGATGGCCACGGCCACCTGAGTCAGTATGGCGAATTTCTCTACTCGGCCGATCTGTTCGGAGCCTCTTCTTTGGATGATGTTCGGGATCGCTTGAGGGACTACGTCGACAGCCATCCCGATGCCGGCACCAAGAATGAATGGATTCGAGGGATTGGCTGGGATCAGTCGGCGTACGGACGAATGCCGACCGCT AAAGACATTGAGGAAGATGAGCTTCTGAAGGGCAAATACTTCATGCTCGACCGGATAGATGTCCACTGTTCATGGGTGTCCCAAGCAGTGCTCGATCTGTTGCCTGCAGATCTCCCAGACGTGCCTGGCGGTGAGATCGTCCGCGAGCCAGGCATGGGCGTCTTTTGTGACAACGCCATGGACCTGATCTACAACTTGTGGCCGAAGCCTGGACCCGAGAAGAAGCGGGCATTCATTGCAGCCGCCATGGCCAAGTTGAACGAGGTCGGTCTGGTTGGTATGCATGATGCCGGCGTCTTTCCGCAAGAGCTCGACCTGTACGCCGATATGGCAGGCACGGACGACTGGACTGTCCGCGTGTATGCCATGTTGGAATGTGCTCAGCGAAATACCTTCTGTCCCGAGGACGCTGCTCGGGTGTTCCGTGAGGAGGACTCGTTCAGCGTCAAATCCGTCAAGCTTTTTGCAG ACGGCGCTCTTGGAAGTTGGGGAAGTGCCATGATCGAGCCATACAGTGATCGTCCCGATACCGCCGGCTCTCTTCTTGTCAACGGGTCGACTTTGAAACAGCTTGGACGGTCCTGGGCATCCGTCGGATACCAGGTCAACATCCACGCCATCGGTGACCTGGCAAACCGCTACGCCGTCGACGCCCTCGAAGCTGGCCTGCGAGATGTATGCCCCGATGAGAACCTCGCAGATTGCCAGGCTCGACGACGATTCCGCATCGAGCATTCGCAAATCATCCACGAGGATGACCAGAAGAGGATCCATGACATCGGTATCATACCATCCATCCAACCGACGCATGCGACATCCGATATGAAGTACGCCGAACTACGACTTGGGGCAGAGCGCACCAAAAAAGAAGCGTACCGGATGCGGTCACTCCTCGACGTCCACCCGATCCTAGGCAGCGACTTCCCCGTCGAGCCGCCCAATCCCTTCCAGGGTATCTATGCTGCCGTCGCCCGCAAGAGCCCCCATACGGGTTACGGCGTCAACGGAAGTGAAGATGGCTGGCATACCGAGGAGGCTCTAAGTCTCGACGAGGCGTTGCTAGGGTTCACCAAGGGCCCGGCCTACGGTGCCTTCATGGAAGGACGAGCCGGCCTCATCAAGGAGGGCGCGCTGGCTGATTGGGTCGTGCTGGACCAGCCTCTGGAGGACTTGGACCTTGACGAGCTGCGGGAGCTTAAAGTCAAGGAGACCTGGGTGGGCGGGAAACAAGTCTACGCGCGGGACTATGAGTGA
- a CDS encoding methyltransferase: MAGSPPAAVPAESATTTVYSPPAAVQAESPATTTAQTPTPNVTAPLEPEEEDNTTDDTSSIDERISNFTASLSSSVVDYPVEYGRRYHAYRPGTYKFPNDEKEMDRLDLAHAMIVKATGSKLFHAPLDWEKIQSILDIGTGTGLWAVEMGDIFERAEVYGNDLSAIQPQWVPPNVRFEIDDVESPWVETKKYDFIMCRYMTASITDWPKLVRNIYNHLNPGGWVEFLDMNPEFYSEDGSYTKDHVTYKWNQAFLSAIRAVGRDPTPGPGHEGRVREAGFINVTAEKYKAPLTPWAKDRHYKDLGMMNLVLTIDGLEGFSMKMFTEVLGRTREEVEVEIMGVRNELKASPPVFRALVEFDVVYGQKPLAEPEEQTEV, from the exons ATGGCCGGTTCACCTCCAGCCGCCGTGCCGGCCGAGAGCGCGACGACGACAGTATATTCACCGCCAGCCGCTGTACAGGCCGAGAGCCCAGCGACGACAACGGCACAAACTCCAACACCCAACGTAACGGCACCTCTTGAGCCTGAGGAGGAAGACAAT ACAACTGACGATACCTCCTCAATTGATGAGCGCAT TTCCAATTTCACCGCCTCGCTATCATCAAGCGTTGTTGATTACCCCGTCGAGTATGGACGACGGTATCACGCTTACAGGCCGGGCA CTTACAAGTTCCCCAATGACGAG AAGGAGATGGATCGACTTGATCTCGCTCATGCGATGATTGTCAAGGCAACGGGCAGCAAGCTCTTCCATGCTCCTCTCGATTGGGAAAAGATTCAATCAATCCTTGACATTGGAACGGGCACTGGACTTT GGGCTGTTGAAATGGGCGACATCTTTGAACGCGCCGAG GTTTACGGGAATGACTTGAGCGCCATTCAGCCCCAATG GGTTCCTCCTAACGTCAGGTTCGAGATCGACGACGTCGAGAGCCCCTGGGTTGAGACCAAAAAGTACGACTTCATCATGTGCCGATACATGACAGCCTCAATCACGGACTGGCCCAAGCTGGTTCGCAACATTTACAA CCACCTCAACCCGGGCGGCTGGGTCGAATTCCTCGACATGAACCCGGAATTCTACTCAGAGGATGGTAGCTACACAAAGGACCACGTCACGTACAAGTGGAACCAGGCCTTCCTGAGCGCCATCCGGGCCGTCGGACGCGACCCGACCCCCGGTCCGGGGCACGAGGGCCGCGTCCGGGAGGCGGGCTTCATCAACGTCACAGCGGAGAAGTACAAGGCGCCGCTGACGCCGTGGGCCAAGGACCGGCACTACAAGGACCTGGGCATGATGAATCTGGTCCTGACCATTGATGGTCTTGAGGGGTTTTCCATGAAGATGTTTACCGAAGTCCTCGGACGGACGAGGGAGGAAGTCGAAGTGGAGATCATGGGCGTGAGGAACGAGTTGAAGGCCAGTCCGCCCGTCTTCCGCGCTTTGGTTGAATT CGACGTTGTGTACGGACAGAAACCGCTTGCGGAGCCTGAAGAGCAGACTGAGGTTTAA
- a CDS encoding Opy2 protein — translation MAQFDPNLHLRSLEELEAGASPDITVAPYRTSFADMTSIVILPRQNGCLKCEDKAPTCPTNCKSDEFCSFTIPTCSTCAQAICAKDDSKSSSSSSSKPNTGAIVGGVIGGLVVIAIATYLVWRFFIKTKRQSIIQESYAETTHEKTINEKSTGEPRQTNRDSTHTVHSIASTVLTRASNIIQIAYIPGVTNRATPTSPTLLVPPVPPIPMHASNSAASSPSPYEEQHFFVPGELRDSTYSGISGYSDRTSVARTSYAPRSSIAPSIASTIYGKNAVVVAPAQTGMRAKAAVVSVKSMGVGTNGSSTPPVPSVDYEKYAPGRPKSRDSTFSVGSTFLNNANTATAAPVQRVQVVRVGNGNGPKQVSVGSKASSTSEEISAPGTPLPPSTTAAARESAAVTVIDESPSVDQGPFSDPPEPSPAAVRSNHSLSAVIEEATRRAAAGPDRRSQRTSSYERGRSPFGDEHATKD, via the coding sequence ATGGCTCAATTCGACCCTAACCTGCACCTCCGTTCGCTTGAGGAGCTGGAAGCTGGTGCGTCACCAGACATCACCGTCGCCCCCTATCGAACCTCATTTGCTGACATGACCTCCATAGTCATCTTGCCCAGACAGAACGGCTGCCTCAAGTGTGAGGACAAGGCACCGACATGCCCTACCAACTGCAAGTCCGACGAGTTCTGCTCCTTCACCATCCCGACATGTAGCACCTGTGCCCAGGCCATCTGCGCCAAGGACGACAGCAAATCATCATCCTCATCAAGCAGCAAGCCCAACACGGGTGCAATCGTTGGCGGTGTCATCGGCGGTCTCGTCGTCATCGCAATCGCCACATATCTTGTCTGGAGGTTCTTCATCAAGACCAAGAGACAGTCAATTATCCAGGAGTCCTATGCCGAGACGACCCACGAGAAGACGATCAATGAGAAGAGCACTGGCGAGCCACGACAAACCAACCGCGACTCAACACACACCGTTCACTCTATTGCATCAACAGTACTCACCCGCGCTTCCAATATTATCCAGATTGCCTATATCCCAGGCGTCACAAACCGAGCCACTCCTACGTCACCCACTCTGCTCGTCCCTCCCGTTCCCCCTATCCCGATGCACGCCTCCAACTCCGCTGCAAGCAGCCCGTCGCCGTACGAAGAGCAACACTTCTTTGTCCCTGGCGAATTGCGCGACTCCACCTACTCTGGCATCTCTGGCTACTCTGACCGCACGTCTGTCGCGAGAACCTCGTATGCTCCTCGATCTAGCATCGCCCCCAGTATCGCTTCCACCATCTACGGCAAGAATGCGGTTGTTGTAGCCCCCGCTCAGACTGGTATGCGAGCCAAGGCCGCTGTGGTCAGTGTCAAGTCTATGGGTGTCGGCACCAACGGCAGCAGCACTCCTCCCGTCCCCAGTGTCGATTACGAAAAATACGCTCCTGGCCGTCCCAAGAGCCGTGACAGCACATTCAGTGTCGGATCTACCTTCCTGAACAATGCCAAcaccgccaccgccgccccCGTCCAGAGAGTGCAGGTTGTCCGTGTAGGCAACGGCAATGGCCCCAAGCAAGTCAGCGTTGGATCCAAGGCATCATCAACATCAGAAGAGATCTCGGCACCAGGCACACCTCTGCCACCCAGCACCACCGCGGCCGCCCGCGAATCGGCTGCCGTGACAGTCATCGATGAAAGCCCGTCAGTCGATCAGGGCCCCTTCTCCGACCCTCCTGAGCCATCCCCAGCTGCTGTTCGTAGCAACCACAGTCTCAGTGCCGTGATTGAGGAGGCAACAAGGCGAGCCGCCGCGGGCCCCGACAGACGGTCTCAAAGAACAAGTTCTTACGAGAGGGGACGTAGTCCCTTCGGCGATGAACACGCCACGAAAGATTAA